One genomic segment of Ancylobacter sp. IITR112 includes these proteins:
- a CDS encoding TIGR02281 family clan AA aspartic protease — protein MNADRLMWIVVIGLASGIGLVFFASRYGDVAGFGANDLAQLVFYGALLMVVGASVFATFTGRLGEALRAAMLWLIIFAFLAVGYTYRFELHAVAYRVLAELAPGYAVPLASDGPAVEVARARDGDFNVRVEINGTRIPMLVDTGASSVVLTPEDAVAVGLPLEFLSYDIPIDTANGRGRAAAVVLQRIGIAGSIDERDVPALVASPGTLKHSLLGMTFLSRLGSFEIRGEKLVMRAKALD, from the coding sequence ATGAATGCCGATCGGCTGATGTGGATCGTGGTCATCGGCCTCGCCTCCGGCATAGGTCTGGTGTTCTTCGCCTCGCGCTATGGAGATGTCGCCGGCTTCGGCGCTAACGACTTGGCGCAGCTTGTGTTTTACGGCGCCTTGCTGATGGTGGTCGGCGCCAGCGTCTTCGCCACTTTCACCGGAAGGCTGGGCGAGGCGCTGCGCGCCGCCATGCTGTGGCTGATCATTTTCGCTTTTCTCGCCGTGGGTTACACTTACCGTTTCGAACTCCACGCCGTCGCCTATCGCGTGCTCGCCGAACTCGCGCCCGGCTACGCGGTGCCGCTGGCGAGCGACGGGCCGGCGGTCGAGGTGGCGCGGGCACGCGACGGCGATTTCAATGTACGGGTGGAGATCAACGGCACGCGCATTCCCATGCTGGTGGACACCGGCGCGTCCAGTGTCGTGCTGACGCCCGAGGATGCGGTGGCGGTGGGGCTGCCGCTGGAATTCCTCAGCTATGACATACCCATAGACACCGCGAACGGGCGTGGCCGGGCGGCGGCGGTGGTGCTTCAGCGCATCGGCATCGCCGGCTCGATCGACGAGCGCGACGTGCCCGCCCTCGTCGCCAGCCCCGGCACGCTCAAGCACAGCCTGCTCGGCATGACCTTCCTCTCCCGCCTCGGCAGTTTCGAAATCCGCGGCGAGAAGCTGGTGATGCGGGCCAAGGCGTTGGACTGA
- a CDS encoding DUF1289 domain-containing protein, which produces MPCSRRRLTGSTGRCARVERPLAYRIMPQTRSTPCVSVCTLDAAGRLCLGCGRTLEEIGAWPALSENERRAIMARLSTRPREAGR; this is translated from the coding sequence ATGCCCTGTTCGCGCCGGCGCTTAACCGGATCGACAGGAAGATGCGCCAGAGTGGAGCGTCCCCTAGCGTACCGAATCATGCCGCAAACCCGCTCCACACCTTGCGTTTCTGTCTGCACGCTGGACGCCGCCGGGCGCTTGTGCCTCGGCTGCGGCCGCACTCTGGAGGAGATCGGCGCGTGGCCGGCGCTCAGCGAAAACGAGCGGCGCGCCATCATGGCCCGCCTGTCCACCCGTCCCCGGGAGGCCGGGCGATGA
- the cobS gene encoding adenosylcobinamide-GDP ribazoletransferase, protein MPLPILSDVPAALRFLSRLPVRLPSEPREDGPPDLNRLGPALPLAGAVLGSIAAIVLLVAHAVGLGDFLAATLAVAVLVAITGALHEDGLSDVADALGGWSVERRLAIMKDSRVGAFGVCALILAFALRIGALAELLAAGPAVAAAGLIAAVSVSRLAGLWMLAALPFARTDGLAHSAGVPGATSRWRALGVGLLIAFGPIVHLIGLIGLALATAFAVVIFLGVVRLARAQFGGQTGDVAGAATLLVEIAFLIGLLIFAR, encoded by the coding sequence ATGCCGCTGCCGATACTCTCCGATGTGCCCGCCGCGCTGCGCTTCCTCTCGCGCCTGCCGGTGCGCCTGCCCTCCGAGCCCCGCGAGGACGGCCCGCCGGACCTCAACCGGCTCGGCCCCGCTCTGCCGCTCGCCGGCGCGGTACTGGGGAGCATCGCCGCTATCGTGCTGCTCGTCGCCCATGCCGTCGGGCTGGGCGATTTTCTCGCCGCGACACTGGCGGTCGCCGTGCTGGTGGCGATCACCGGCGCGCTGCATGAGGACGGGCTGTCGGATGTCGCCGATGCGCTCGGCGGCTGGAGCGTCGAGCGGCGGCTGGCGATCATGAAGGACAGCCGCGTCGGCGCCTTCGGGGTGTGCGCCCTCATCCTCGCCTTCGCCCTGCGCATCGGCGCGCTGGCGGAGCTGCTGGCCGCCGGCCCGGCGGTGGCGGCGGCGGGGCTCATCGCGGCGGTCAGCGTCTCCCGCCTCGCCGGACTGTGGATGCTGGCCGCCCTCCCCTTCGCGCGAACCGACGGTCTCGCCCACAGCGCCGGGGTGCCGGGGGCGACGAGCCGGTGGCGCGCGCTCGGCGTCGGTCTCCTCATCGCCTTCGGTCCCATCGTCCACCTCATCGGCCTCATCGGCCTCGCCCTCGCCACCGCTTTCGCGGTCGTGATCTTCCTTGGCGTGGTGCGCCTTGCGCGCGCCCAATTCGGCGGACAGACCGGTGATGTCGCGGGCGCCGCGACGCTTCTGGTCGAAATCGCCTTCCTGATCGGGCTGCTCATCTTCGCGCGCTGA
- the bluB gene encoding 5,6-dimethylbenzimidazole synthase — translation MEARQEAPLAAPLKASAATPPAFDAAFRDRLDTLFAWRRDVRCFRTDPLDEDTVHALLATACRAPSVGYSQPWRLVRVRAAGRRAAIRALFETANAQALAQQPEERASLYARLKLAGLDDAPEHLAIFVEPDPAAGHGLGRATMPETVAYSAVLAIHTLWLAAAARGIGVGWVSILDPQAVGAALEVPAHWQLVGYLCLGYPAEASPVPELERAGWERRRPLAELLVER, via the coding sequence ATGGAAGCCCGTCAGGAGGCGCCCCTGGCCGCGCCTCTCAAGGCCTCTGCCGCCACGCCGCCGGCCTTTGACGCGGCGTTTCGCGACCGGCTCGACACGCTGTTCGCCTGGCGGCGCGATGTGCGCTGCTTCCGCACTGACCCGCTGGACGAGGACACGGTGCACGCGCTGCTCGCCACCGCCTGCCGCGCGCCAAGCGTCGGCTACAGCCAGCCCTGGCGGCTGGTACGGGTGCGCGCGGCCGGGCGCCGCGCCGCCATCCGCGCCCTGTTCGAGACGGCGAATGCGCAGGCGCTGGCGCAGCAGCCGGAGGAGCGGGCAAGCCTCTATGCGCGGCTGAAGCTCGCCGGGCTGGACGACGCGCCCGAACATCTCGCCATCTTCGTCGAGCCCGACCCCGCCGCCGGCCACGGCCTCGGCCGCGCCACCATGCCGGAAACCGTCGCCTATTCCGCCGTGCTCGCCATCCACACGCTGTGGCTGGCGGCGGCCGCGCGCGGCATCGGGGTCGGCTGGGTGTCGATCCTCGACCCGCAGGCGGTGGGTGCGGCGCTGGAGGTGCCGGCGCACTGGCAACTGGTCGGCTATCTCTGCCTCGGCTATCCCGCCGAAGCCTCTCCCGTGCCGGAACTGGAACGTGCGGGGTGGGAGCGGCGCCGGCCGCTGGCCGAACTTCTGGTCGAGCGCTGA
- the cobT gene encoding nicotinate-nucleotide--dimethylbenzimidazole phosphoribosyltransferase, which translates to MLRSTTGLPFDDIRNLVAQMPGPDAAAHAAASARQGQLVKPPGALGRLEEIAVFIAGWQGREIPQVNRPTVAVFAATHGVAGRGVSPYPSEVTKQMVATFTAGKAAVNQICGVFGAGLRVFDLALDLPTPDIVERDALTEAECAATMAFGMEALAGEPDLLCLGEMGIGNTTVAAAIFHGLYGGDAAGWVGPGTGATGEVLERKIAAVEAAVARVRGHLDDPLEVLRKLGGREVAAMAGAILAARLQRVPVVLDGYVVTAAAAVLKALDPRALDHCLAGHVSAEPAHRAVLERLELRPLLDLDMRLGEGSGAALSIGVIKSALACHGGMATFAEAGVAGA; encoded by the coding sequence ATGCTGCGCTCCACCACCGGCCTGCCTTTCGACGACATCCGCAACCTCGTCGCCCAGATGCCGGGCCCGGACGCGGCCGCCCACGCCGCCGCCAGCGCCCGGCAGGGGCAATTGGTGAAGCCGCCCGGCGCGCTGGGGCGGCTGGAGGAGATCGCGGTCTTCATCGCCGGCTGGCAGGGGCGCGAGATTCCGCAGGTGAACCGGCCGACCGTCGCGGTGTTCGCCGCCACCCATGGCGTCGCGGGGCGGGGCGTCTCGCCTTACCCGTCCGAGGTGACCAAGCAGATGGTCGCCACCTTCACCGCCGGCAAGGCGGCGGTGAACCAGATATGCGGCGTGTTCGGCGCGGGGCTGCGGGTGTTCGACCTCGCGCTCGACCTGCCCACCCCGGACATCGTCGAGCGCGACGCGCTGACCGAGGCGGAATGCGCCGCCACCATGGCCTTCGGCATGGAGGCGCTGGCGGGTGAGCCGGACCTTCTGTGCCTCGGCGAAATGGGCATCGGCAACACCACGGTGGCAGCGGCCATCTTCCACGGGCTTTATGGCGGGGACGCCGCTGGTTGGGTCGGCCCCGGCACCGGGGCGACGGGTGAGGTGCTGGAACGCAAGATCGCGGCGGTGGAGGCGGCGGTGGCGCGGGTGCGCGGCCATCTCGACGACCCGCTGGAAGTGCTGCGCAAGCTCGGTGGGCGCGAAGTGGCGGCGATGGCCGGCGCCATCCTCGCCGCGCGGCTGCAGCGCGTGCCCGTGGTGCTCGACGGCTATGTGGTGACGGCGGCGGCGGCCGTGCTGAAGGCGCTGGACCCGCGCGCGCTCGACCATTGCCTCGCCGGCCATGTCTCGGCCGAGCCGGCGCATCGCGCCGTGCTGGAACGGCTGGAACTGCGCCCGCTGCTCGATCTCGACATGCGGCTCGGCGAGGGCTCCGGCGCGGCGTTGTCCATCGGGGTCATCAAATCCGCGCTCGCCTGCCATGGCGGCATGGCGACCTTTGCCGAAGCCGGCGTGGCGGGGGCGTGA
- a CDS encoding thermonuclease family protein — translation MSFTLSRARRHRTPRGWRPQGWRPQTWRGILLAAGLIVVALVVERVIPPLTGQVRVADGDSLVVAGERVRLDGLDAPELHQSCGEGGESWPCGLKARAALEALVAQGAVTCRPVDEDRYGRAVARCAVDGADIGAALVRKGWAVATSLSYRGEERSARAAGAGLWSGPFEMPADWRARHPRPAE, via the coding sequence ATGAGCTTCACACTTTCACGTGCGCGACGACATCGTACCCCGCGCGGCTGGCGGCCGCAGGGTTGGCGGCCGCAAACCTGGCGCGGCATCCTCCTCGCCGCCGGGCTCATTGTCGTAGCGCTGGTGGTGGAGCGGGTCATTCCCCCGCTCACCGGGCAGGTGCGGGTGGCGGATGGCGACAGCCTCGTCGTCGCCGGCGAGCGGGTGCGGCTCGACGGGCTCGACGCGCCGGAACTGCACCAGAGCTGCGGCGAGGGCGGCGAGAGCTGGCCGTGCGGGCTGAAGGCGCGGGCGGCGCTGGAGGCGCTGGTCGCGCAGGGCGCGGTGACGTGCCGCCCGGTGGACGAGGACCGCTATGGCCGCGCCGTGGCCCGCTGCGCGGTCGATGGTGCCGATATCGGCGCCGCGCTGGTGCGCAAGGGCTGGGCGGTGGCGACCAGCCTTTCCTATCGCGGTGAAGAGCGATCGGCGCGCGCTGCCGGTGCCGGCCTCTGGTCCGGTCCGTTCGAGATGCCCGCCGACTGGCGGGCGCGCCATCCGAGGCCGGCGGAGTGA
- a CDS encoding uracil-DNA glycosylase family protein, translating to MPADDLDALLAAIRACRFCVETPRGKPLPHEPRPVLHVGPRARILIAGQAPGTRVHASGRSFTDASGDRLRDWLGVTPESFYDPDRFAVAAMGFCFPGQDAKGGDLPPRRECASLWHDRLFAARAPFDLVVAVGAAAQDYHLRRLGLGRFAGGGLGERVARWREIFDAREHPRFLPLPHPSWRNTGWLKKHPWFEAELVPMLRAEVARLLG from the coding sequence ATGCCCGCCGACGACCTCGACGCCCTTCTCGCGGCCATCCGCGCCTGCCGCTTCTGCGTGGAGACGCCGCGCGGAAAGCCGCTGCCGCACGAACCGCGCCCGGTGCTGCATGTCGGGCCGCGCGCGCGTATCCTCATTGCCGGGCAGGCACCGGGCACAAGGGTGCACGCTTCCGGCCGCTCCTTCACCGATGCCTCCGGCGACCGGCTGCGCGATTGGCTGGGGGTGACGCCCGAGAGCTTCTACGACCCCGACCGCTTCGCCGTGGCGGCGATGGGTTTCTGCTTTCCCGGGCAGGACGCCAAGGGCGGCGACCTGCCGCCGCGCCGGGAATGCGCCAGCCTCTGGCACGACCGGCTGTTCGCGGCGCGGGCGCCGTTCGATCTCGTCGTCGCGGTGGGGGCAGCGGCGCAGGACTATCACCTCAGGCGGCTCGGGCTGGGCCGCTTCGCCGGCGGTGGGCTTGGCGAGCGTGTGGCGCGCTGGCGGGAGATTTTTGACGCGCGCGAGCATCCCCGCTTCCTGCCGCTGCCGCACCCTTCCTGGCGCAACACCGGCTGGCTGAAGAAACATCCGTGGTTCGAGGCCGAACTGGTGCCAATGCTGCGGGCGGAGGTGGCGCGGCTGTTGGGCTGA
- a CDS encoding ABC transporter permease, which yields MEPFLAPLGDGFLWLMGLIGLNTDLMARYGLRFLDGVSVTLQLVGLSVFLGVALAIPLALARVEGGKALARAAWTYSYFFRGTPLLAQTFLVYYGAGQFREQLTDIGLWWFFRDAFNCAVFTFTLNTAAYQSEILRGGIQSLPAGQMEAAQALGLSRVLAYRKIILPQALAIGLRPLGNELVLMIKASAIASVITVYDLMGVTRLAFSRSYDMEVYLWAAVLYLLMVEIIRRVWNVLERRLNRHLAVSR from the coding sequence ATGGAACCGTTTCTCGCCCCGCTCGGCGACGGCTTCCTTTGGCTGATGGGGCTGATCGGGCTCAACACCGACCTCATGGCCCGCTACGGCCTGCGCTTTCTCGACGGCGTGTCGGTGACGCTGCAGCTTGTCGGCCTGTCGGTGTTTCTCGGCGTGGCGCTCGCCATCCCGCTCGCTCTGGCGCGGGTGGAAGGCGGCAAGGCGCTGGCGCGCGCGGCCTGGACCTATTCCTATTTCTTCCGCGGCACGCCGCTGCTGGCGCAGACCTTCCTCGTCTATTACGGCGCCGGCCAGTTCCGCGAACAGCTCACCGATATCGGCCTGTGGTGGTTCTTCCGCGACGCCTTCAACTGCGCGGTGTTCACCTTCACGCTCAACACCGCCGCCTACCAATCGGAAATCCTGCGCGGCGGCATACAGAGCCTGCCGGCCGGGCAGATGGAGGCGGCGCAGGCGCTCGGCCTCTCCCGCGTGCTGGCCTATCGCAAGATCATCCTGCCGCAGGCGCTCGCCATCGGCCTGCGCCCGCTCGGCAATGAGCTGGTGCTGATGATCAAGGCCAGCGCCATCGCGTCCGTCATCACCGTCTACGACCTGATGGGCGTCACCCGCCTCGCCTTCTCCCGCTCCTATGACATGGAGGTCTATCTCTGGGCGGCGGTGCTGTATCTGCTGATGGTCGAAATCATCCGCCGGGTGTGGAATGTGCTGGAACGCCGGCTGAACCGGCATCTGGCGGTGTCGCGCTAG
- a CDS encoding ABC transporter permease, with product MLNLLELLSFGPKGWGDEILQGALLTIELALVTLPVGIAIGLAVALAKDSRSRVLRALGDLYTTVFRGLPELLTLFIVYYGGQMLLTRLAGALVEGAHIEVNQFVAGVVALGLVLGAFSSEVLLAAIRSVPRGQKEAAAALGLSGWRTFRLVTFPQLWRVALPGLSNNWMVLLKDTSLVSVIAISDLMRQTSIAVGVTKQPFFFYLVACLIYLVFSGLSSAVFTALEARASRGFKRVGGL from the coding sequence ATGCTGAATCTGCTTGAGCTGCTCTCCTTCGGCCCGAAGGGCTGGGGTGACGAGATTTTGCAGGGCGCGCTGCTCACCATCGAGCTCGCCCTCGTCACCCTGCCTGTGGGCATCGCCATCGGCCTCGCCGTGGCGCTGGCCAAGGATTCGCGCTCGCGCGTGCTGCGGGCGCTGGGCGATCTCTACACCACGGTGTTTCGCGGCCTGCCGGAACTGCTCACCCTGTTCATCGTCTATTATGGCGGGCAGATGCTGCTCACCCGCCTCGCCGGCGCGCTGGTCGAAGGCGCGCATATCGAGGTGAACCAGTTCGTCGCCGGCGTGGTGGCGCTGGGGCTGGTGCTCGGCGCCTTTTCCAGCGAGGTGCTGCTGGCCGCCATCCGTTCGGTGCCGCGCGGCCAGAAGGAGGCCGCCGCCGCGCTCGGCCTGTCGGGCTGGCGCACTTTCCGGCTGGTCACCTTCCCCCAGCTCTGGCGCGTCGCCCTGCCCGGCCTGTCCAACAACTGGATGGTGCTCTTGAAAGACACCTCGCTGGTCTCGGTCATCGCCATCAGCGATCTGATGCGCCAGACCTCGATCGCGGTGGGCGTGACCAAGCAGCCCTTCTTCTTCTATCTCGTCGCCTGCCTGATCTATCTCGTCTTCTCCGGCCTCTCCAGCGCCGTCTTCACCGCGCTGGAAGCCCGGGCCTCGCGCGGCTTCAAGCGGGTGGGAGGCCTTTGA